CGTTTTGTTGGCTCAAAAGCAGCACATTGAATGGTTTCATCTGGGTAGGAATCCCGTCGGAGAGAGAAAAAAACGTGACCACCAGTTTGTGTCTTCGGAGGTTCAATAACGGTCCCAGTCACTCGATAACAGTGTCGGTCAGATAGAGGTTCAGTTGGGGCCGGTAAGATGTGAGCATCAGTCCCCTGATTCGTGTGGAATAGGGTTGATTGGACAACCGCTTCACTCTCAATGTGATCTACAGCCGCGTCGATTGCTGAGATATCATCTCCTCGGATACCATATAGAACAGGTCCCGGTGTGTTAGGTACACAAACCGCTTCACCTTCATACCGGTCAACAGTATCCCAGATAAGAGGGTACCATCTATCGGCTGCCTCGAACACAGATCTTTCATCAACTGAACGAGGGGATCCCCACTGGAATGAATCCCGATATGTGAGACGCTCATACGTCCAGTCAGTGACTGCCTTCCATGCTCCAGTAGCAGCCAATGCACCAATAATACCATTGCCGTCGCCCCATTGAGACATGGTATAGTCAAACCGACCAATGAGGTCTATGGCATCAGAAACATCCAAATGTGTCGTGACAGCCGCTTTCGTGAAGTCAGTAACTGGGGATGGAATGTTCTCAAGATCAAGGCGAGAAACAACGAGACCGGGATTAGTATTCGGATCGGAGGTTGCCGCAAGGTCGTTAATCGTTTCTTTAGCGATAGTAAAGCACTTGTGTGGATCAGCATCGATGTGCAAAGCAACAGCTGCATTTCCCCGGGTTTTGCGTTTAACTGCTGGATTACAACGGATCAAAAGATGACGAATGACAGAACCGCCGGCAGCTTCGATTCTGCGTCCGATTTCGGTACCAACATACGTAGTACACATTCCCTGTGTTCTAGAGTCAGTGTCATCAATCCCAACAACGGTCAGCATATATTAGTATAGGCAATAACCCGATAAGAGTTGTTCGTTCCGGATTATCCGTTGGATGTAGCAGGAAAAAATAGATTCAGACAGAGCCAATTCCCACGACAGTAAACAAGGGATTAATTTCACGAACTAAGGAAAATCAAGTTACCAAAACTGTTATCGAGCAACAGTGATTGGGATAGGTGATTCACGGGCAACGGATTCAGCCACATTACTGATTGATCCATGGCGCCCACCTCGGCGAGTGCCAGCACCAACGACAAGATGATCATAAGTGGATTCTTGAGCAGCATCGACTAATCGTTTATCAGGACGCCCAAATTCTACGCGAGTTGTGATGGATTCTCGGTCAACGGAAAGATCATCGATGACTTCTTCAAGTGCGGTAGTTGCTTTGTTGTGTGCTTTATTTCGGAGGTCTTCAACGTACGTTCCTTCAGGTGCCTCAGCAGCTGAACGACTGAGTTCTGTCGATACGTACATCGCAGTACACTCTGAAGCTGGAAGCTCTGAAACTGCAAAGGAGAGTGCCAGTCGGGATTTTTGACTTTCATTGACACCGACAAGAGAATGGAACTTGTTTGCTGATGGACCACGGACAGAGCTAGATGCACGGACGATAGTAACAGAAGTCGGAGAACGTCGAACAATAATCCCAGATACACTGCCAAGCCGAAGGTTAGGAATACGAGCCCGTCCCGTACTAGCTATGCAAACATGTCCAATGTTGTCCTGTCTAGCGTACTCTAGAATTTTGCGATGTGGTGATCCTGTCTCTTGTACTGTTTTGATTTTCCGGTTGTGTCGGCCAGCAACTTCCTGAGCCTGTCGATGTGCTCGTTCTGCACGGCGAGTTGCCCGTTGCTGCCAATCACCAGACTCTGGACTACCATGAGAATCATCGTTGGGATCGCGAACATACAGCACAACATGAGGCGTTGTAGGGAACAGAGTTAGGCTATACTCAAGTGCTCGATAGCTGGGATCAGAACCGTCAACGGGAACAAGGATATGCTGTGACATTATTAATCACCATAATATCGGTTGGAAAGTCGGCGCTGAGGAAACAAATACGCATCCTCATTTACATGGCATGTTTGGGAAGTAACCAATAAATATGTTATCAATAGACATATCAAGATTGTCATTAACAGTGTCAATCGGCTGCTGAGCCAGCGGCACAGTTATTTGGCCCTAATTCCAGTTCAAATGCTTCTCCCTTATCTACTGACCTCGTACCGAGATTAACAGTAATAATTTCTTCATAGTTATTTGGTCGTGGAGGCATATCCGTAAGGAGTTTCTCAACAAATGTGTCAACATCAACATTTAGAAGTGGTTGTGATTGTTGAAGTGATTGGATAGTAGCAATTGCTGGGTTGTCTACGGATGGCATTGCTTCTGAACTGGTATGAGCTGGAGCAATAAGGGTATCAGATGGGAGCTGCTGAAGATGGGTGAGGGTATCATAGAGAGTATATGCAGCATCCCTTGCAAGGTCAGGGTCCTCAAGATCAGGGCGAGCAACACCTTCAAGAAAAATTGAGTCACCAGTAAGACAAAAATCACCGACCCGATACCCAGTCATCTCAGATGTGTGTCCAGGAAGGTGGACAGCCTGAATTGTTGTAGTGTCCAGGGTGATGGTATCCCCATCGGAAACAAATTCGCCGTCATATGTGAGTCCCCGATCAATTGCTCCGGTTGGATAGACAGCAGTTGTCTCTTGAGTTCCAGCTAAAGTCGGAACACCACTAAGATGGTCTGCATGAACGTGAGTATCGATCGCATATGTGAGTGATGCATCAAATTTCTTGACATCATTGAGATACTGGTCAGTGAACGCATTGAGGGGATCAATGACAGCTGCTTGGCTATTATCGACAATGAGATAGCTTAGACAACCACTAGATGGACGATGGTACTGGAACAATCGAAAGGACCCAGAACATTCTAATTCAAATCGTTCATGGACACGAGCCCATCCTTCCATACCATTTTCTAGCGTGGAGACATCCCACCCATGAGAGGCAAGGAACTCACCCACATATTGACTTGAGACGCCGATACCACATGAAACAACGAGAGGCCCATCTGGAACCCCCTCAGGCACTTCTGGCGCTGGCTGGCCATTATCGAGGAACTTAGAAAATGGGATATTCACAAGAGAAAGGTTTCGATGGGTAATTTTCCATTCCTCAAAGTCATTGGGACGTCTGGTATCTAAAAGAGTAAGCTCTTCACCGCGGTCAAGTCGCTGTTTGAATTGTTTCGGATCGATTGACGGAGCTTGTGCATCAACGGCTGGAAACTGCTCGCGTGACGGTCGTTGCATACATGATATATGTACTGAATAGTTATAAACGGTTTATCGATGCTGGAAACAACTACCACAGCAAATAGGCAACATCAGTAAATGTCTTATTAATGGAAAACATAATACATGCTGTGATAGAAACACTGGCAATAGCTGGACTGGCGGCCGCAGCAGGAGCGGCCGGCTTTACGGCTTATAAAGTTACGAAAAGCCAGTCATTGACGACCAGCAGTAGGCCACAATCGTTTCTCCATGGCCTTGGAATGGCGTTAATGCTGTTTGTCTGGACGGCCGTAACATTACCAATCGCTGCACTTGTGTTAACAGGAGGACTAGTGCTGGCACTTGTTGTGACGCCGTTAATATTAGCAGCTGTCGGTGCGGCAATACTGACTGACTGGAGAGTGCGTTCACCGGCAGAGCCAGATACAGTTACAGTAAATTGATCTGGTCTTGTGAACAGTACCTGAATGCAAATAGCACATAATTAGGGCTATTTATGTCAATAAATTTCCCGTAGCAGCAGGTATACGGCACAATTCGAGAAGATCAGCATAATACATATATCCAGTGAGCCACTTACATATAGTTATGTCCCGGTCTGCACTGGTAGGTAATGTAATTGCGATGCTTGAAGATGCTGGCTTTAGAGTGAGCGATAGATGTGCAATCCGGCCAAGAAGCTTTGATATCGCTGCCCGCCGAGGCGAAGATCTGATTCTTGTGAAGATTTTACGAAACATAGATGCATTTACTGCTGAGAGTGGAGCAGAAATGCGAAGGATCGGAGCGTATCTAAACGGAACGCCGCTTGTAATCGGGCTCCGAACAAGAGACGAAAAACTACAGCCAGAGGTTGTGTACTTCCGACACGGAGTGCCAGTATTGAGCCCAGATACGGCGACAGACTTATTCGTCGAGAAGATTCCACCGCTGATCTACGCTGCGCCAGGTGGATTGTATGTTAGCATCGATAGCGAAATACTGGCAGATAAGCGTGAAGAGAAAGGATGGTCATTAGGACAATTAGCATCAGAATTGGGTGTGTCAAGGCGGACAGTGTCAAAATATGAGGACGGAATGGATGCATCGATAGAAGTTGCAGCACAACTGGAGGAGTTATTTGATACATCATTAACTTCGCCAGTAAGTGTCCTTGAGGAAGAAACTCCCCGCCAAGAAGAGGAAGTGGACCCTGAGCAGCCAGATGTCGATGGAGATCGACAAGTGGTTACAGTTCTGAATAGAGTTGGATATGAAGTTCATCCAACTGTTCGAGCACCATTCCAAGCGGTAAGTCAGGATGGAGACCAGCAACAAGATGTGATCCTTGTTGGACATTCAAAATTCAACGAAACTGCGGAAAAGCGTGCACGACTAATGTCCTCAGTTGGGGAAGTAGCAAGAACGCATTCAGTGTACTTTGTGAACTCAACTAATCGTGATGCTGTGGGGACAACGGCATTAATCGAACGGGATGAAGCAAGCAATATTAGTCACGCTGAGGAGTTTAAGAATCTAATACGACGGCGAGCAAGGGAAGAATTAGCATAGGTATTTCATTTCTGTTAAGCATATCACTTCCGGTATACTTATGCGGTTGAAAAAACGAAACATGAGTAATGAGTAACACGGCATCAAAGGCAGTAGGAAATGATGAGTTAGCAGTACTCAAGGAGCTTGCATTACTCGGGGGTGTTGATGGCGAGATCAAAACATCCTGTAGCAAGCTTGGGGCAAAAACAGGGGTTTCAACACAGACAGCATCACGACGGTTGCAGCAATTGGAAACCACCGGGTTAGTTGTGAGAGATACAGTGAGTGATGGACAGTGGGTCAAAGTGACGAACGATGGAGAGCGAACGCTCCGAAATGAATACAACGACTATCGGCAGATTTTCGAGACAATTTCAACAGTAGAATTGACGGGTAGAGCAACGAGTGGGATGGGAGAAGGTCGACATTACATTACACAAGATGGATACATGGAACAATTCAAATCGAAGCTCGAATATGAACCATTTCCGGGAACATTAAACATCGAGCTTACAGATGCAAGCAGTCGGCGGCGGGCAACATTAGATTCACTTGATGCAGTGCACATTGATGGGTGGGAGTCTGAAAATAGAACATTCGGACCAGCACTATGTTACCCAGTAAGTATCACCGCAGGCGAAAAGGCTGTAGACACGGCGCATGTTGTTGAACCAGAGCGGACACATCACGACGAAACGCAAATAGAGGTTATTGCCCCAATTAAACTTCGAAACAACCTCGGTGTGGAAGACGGTGATCATATTCACATCACAGTTACGGGGAAATAGATATGCCAGGGAAGACTGACATTGAACAGAATGACCAAACAGTACAGCGAGCAATTAACGCATTACAGGCTGGCCATCCAGTTTGTGTGCATGATTTTGATGATCGAGAAGGAGAGACAGATCTGATATACCCAGCATCTGGGATAACAGCCGAAGCAATCGCGCGGTTACGGAACGATGCTGGAGGATTAATCTGTGTAGCAGTCTCTGATCAGGTTGCAAAGGTGGCTGACCTTCCGTTTCTTGCTGATATAATTGACCATCCCGCAGCAGAAATGGACACACTAGCATATGGTGACCGGTCAACATTTTCAATCCCAGTGAATCATAAGGATACGTTTACTGGCATAACAGACCAAGATAGAGCATTGACAATTCAAGAGCTTGGAACCTATGCGGAAAAGGCAGTTGAAGGGCTAACAGATCAGACAGAGTTTGCAGAGAACTTTCGAACACCCGGACATGTACACGTCCTCAAAGCGGCGCCGAGATTACTTTCTGAGCGCCAAGGGCACACAGAACTTGGAATAGCTCTCGCAAAAGCAGCTGGGCTTTCACCTGCTGTTGTTGTTTGTGAGATGCTTGATGATGAAACTGGGGAAGCACTATCTGTTCAAGACGCCAAATCTTATGCACAGTCGCACAATCTTGTATTTCTCGAAGGGTCAAAAATCGTACAGACACTCCGATAATTGTCTTCAAGAATTGGTTTTTATATCATAGTGAGCTACCTCTACCCACCCGCTCCTGTCTGTGGCTCCTTGAGAACCGGAGCTTAGGCTGCAAGAGTTGATCTTCTCCTACCCATGAACGGGCAGGCTTTCGCCTTGCTACCGCTGTAAATGAGTGAATAGCAAAGAATAACTAGAATAGCCGCAATTGTTGGAATGAGACCGAAACACAGTCGGACGTAGATAAAAAAAGAGGTGAATAACGATGGGAAATCGACCGGAAATGTTTGAAGGTACAGATACAATTTGGATGGATGGGGAATTTATCGACTGGGAGGAGGCCCAAGTTCATGTATTGACCCACAGTTTACACTATGGAACAGGGGTATTTGAGGGAGCGCGTTGCTATGACACATCCCAAGGACCAGCACTATTCCGCTGGGAGCCACACTTAGATCGCCTGTATAGTTCAGCAGAACCTTTAGATCACGAAATTGAGCACACCAAAGAAGAGTTGACAGAAGCGACAATTGAACTGATCAAGCGCCAAGGTCTTCGGTCGTGTTATATTCGACCGCTCGTGTTCTATGGGTACGAAAGTCTAGGTGTTGGACCAGGAGACTCCCCAACACGAGTTGCAATTGCTGCTTGGCCGTGGGGTGCATATCTTGGCGAAGACGCGCTCCAGAACGGTGTAGCCGTAAAGGTCTCTTCGTGGCGAAAGCATGCCTCAAGTCAGATTCCAACAAACGTCAAGGCAACAGGGCCCTATCTAAACAGCATGTTAGCTGGGGAGGAGGCTCGTCGTGAAGGGTACGTGGAAGCAATTCTACTCAATAAAGAAGGGCTTGTAGCAGAAGGTCCAGGTGAGAATCTCTTCTTAGTTAGAGACGGAGAAATCTATACGCCGGGACTATCACAGAGCATTCTTGATGGGATTACCAGAAACTCAGTAATTGAGATCGCTGAAGATATTGGATATACAGTACACGATAACACATCAATCAGCCGTGGAGAATTGTATACAGCTGATGAATTGTTCTTTACCGGAACAGCTGCAGAGGTTACGCCGATTTCAAAGGTCGATAATGTTGAGATAGGCAACGGAGGACGAGGGCCAATCACAGAGGAACTACAACAGCGGTTCTTTGACGTCGTCGACCGGAAGACAGAGGATTACGAAGAGTGGTTCAAATATATTGATGTGTAGTTAGCTTTTGACTATACCACCGAGTCAACTGCTTCGAGGTAAGCCCCGTGGCATCCGTCTCGATTATTCTGTGAACTACCCCTGACTCAAGGAACGAGCAACGAGCGGCTACGCGGCGAGTGAGTAGGGAGGGAATTCTGGTTCCGTCACGTACTTTGTTATAGATGGTTGGCTGACGTCGGGCATCCGCACAGGGAGCGCAGTCTCCACAGAAATAAAGCATCTAGTCAGATGAATCAGGTGACTGATCACGGTCATCTCGAGAAGAAAAGGGCTGCTCACCAATTGTGCGCTGAACTCCGGTATCTTCGCCGAAGCCAGCACTGAGGAGACGGGTTAAAGCTTCTTCCACGCTTTCGTCAGTCTCTTCATAGTCTTCTTCTCGGACTTCAAGGACAAAGCCACTAGTGATATTGGGGGCCGTTGGCATAAAAACAATTTCTCTACCATCAGAAGTCCGTTTGCCAGTTTTAAACGCGGTGACACGCATGTTTTTCCACGGTTCGAGTTTGATGGGTTTCTGTAGCGATTCGGTACCGGTTAAAGCGGTCTCAGCTGCCATCTTCGATGCATTGTACACAACCCGAACACCTGGCACACGGTTAATAACTCGATCAATTGCTGATTCAATAAGTCTGCCAAAGGCAGTACGCATCATGTACCCAACTCCAAGAACTAATAGCGCAAAAATGGCCAAAGTAAGCATCACGCGAACAAACTCAGCAACTTGATCGGGAAGAGGAATGAATTGCTCTCCTCCAATATATTGTAGGAATGGTGTGCCAGCAATGAAAGTGTACAGCCACATAAGAACAAATAGCGTGACAATAAGTGGAACCAGTACAATGAGTCCACTCGCAAAATCACGTTTTAACGTAACCATTGTATATATGTCATAGTGTCCAGACTAATCAGCGTGTTTGTTTTATCTATGCGATAAGCGTGAAGGTAGCTTGTCTAATAGATCTCAACAACATCTTCTCCTGCTATTTGGGATCAAATGGTTGGATTCGTATATGTTTCAGATTTAGAGATATGAAGTGCCTAATTCTCATCTTCAAGTAACTCATCAGCAAGCATAGGGACAAAAGCACCAATATCAGTCACAAGCCCAATGGCCTGAGCACTACCACGGTCGAGTAGTTGCGTAACAGTAGCCGGATTAATATCAACACAGACAGTTTTCGTTGTTGAAGGAAGACAGTTTCCAACAGCAACAGAGTGTAAGAGTGTAGCAAGCATTAGCACAATATCCGCATCTTTAGCTTGTTCACGAATTGCGTTTTGTGCCTCAATCGAGTCAGTAATCGTATCCGGAAGAGGCCCATCATCGCGGATCGAACCAGCTAGTACATACGGGATATCATTTGTAACACACTGATACATGACGCCAGATTCAATGACACCAGCCTCAACAGCTTCTTTAATGCCTCCATGACGGGTTATCTCACTAATTGTGTAGATATGATGTTTATGACCCTCTCGGGGATGCTCAAGTGATTCGATGTCCATACCCAAGGAAGTGCCATAGAGATCACGTTCTAGGTCATGCACTGCAAAACCGTTGCCAGCCGAGATCGCATCGATATATCCATGCTCAATAAGTTTAGCAAGATCAGATGCGCCTCCAGAATGGATCAGTGCAGGTCCACAAACAGCTAACACGTTTCCGTCGTCTTCTTTGGTAGCTTTGATTTCTTTTGCAACTTCAGCGATCAAGGATTGAGAAGGTCGTTCACTGGAAACACCACCTTGCATAAATCCGAATGATCCACCACTTTCTCTGGGGCGTTCAGGAGGACTAACTCGGATTCCAGACTCACCGATAACAACCATATCGTCTTTTTTGACGGCGTTAAGTACTTCTGTGTAGGCACGATTTTCATCAGGTTCAACAATAATAGCACAATCCATTTCCGGATTCTCAACTTCAATCCATTCTCCGTCATATCGGATCTCAGTTGGATGGTTAGTAGTGGAGTAAAACCCTGGAGGGACGACTCCATCTGCAGGTGCAGATTCCAAGACGGCATCAATTGGATCAGGTACTGAAGCACCAGTTTTATTTAGTTCATGGAGGATGTCGCGGAGTTCAGACTCACTGTCGGCAATGACTTCCATGCGACAGTAAGATTCAGCATGTTTATGACGGCCGATATCGAACTCCTCAATCTCGAAATTGCCACCCATGTCCATGACAATACTGAAACACCGCTCCATCATCCCAGAGTCGATGATATGTCCCTCGAGCTCGACAGTGCGTCTGGGCATGACATACGGTTAGTGGTGACACCCTTGAGTATTGCCATTTCCTTCGTCGTTTGCAGAGATTGCTGTACAGTCGAGTGAGTCAAGTCAGGTTTGAAGCTGATTGTCGATAGGTTAGCTAATTTTAGCTCTGAACGGTAAAGGTGTCATTCTATAACCAGCAGCAGTCTCGGTAGTACTCTTTTCAGCCTCGATAACAGTTCTCGCTCCTCGTACAGCGGATTGATCAGCTCACAGTCGACGATGCCACCGCCGAAGTTGCGGGCACCGCCGAGCTGGTGCATGAAGTCCGTCTGATTGGCATCGAGAAAGTCGATCGCCTCGATCAGTAGCCCGACGAATTCGGGCTTGAGTTCTCGGAACGAGAGGTGCCAAGTTCCGTCAGGGTTGCCAACGGCATCGAGTTCCGTGTTCCGGAGTGGCTGGCGGTTGTGCTCGGGGCTTCGTGAGACGACGTTACGGTTGAGCCGTCGATAGTGCTCTTCTGCCTGTCCACGGGTGTAGTCGACACTGTCGCGGACGGGCGAGAACTGGATCGGTCGACGCATCAGCTTCCCTTTCCGGTTGCTGAAGCCTCCGAACAGGTCGAATATCACGCAGCCATCCTCGTCCATCGGGTCGTCGACGCACGCATCTTTCTCGTGGTAGCCGCTGTCCAAGTCGTGGTCGTAGATGTCTTCTTTCCGGAAGGTTGGAAACGCACGACTCTGGCAACTACCATCCACCGAATAAAGAAATCGGATTACCGAGAACTGATAAAACTCAAACGGTTCAATCCCAAGACTTGCACTTGCTGCATACAAGCTCATCTGAATCTGCTGTCCAGAATAAAGTACGATCGCGTTTACAAACAGGACATAGTTTACTGTCCGGTTGCCATTGCATTGTGACAATAGAGGATGTAGCCGAATTTGATTCAGAAGGAGAGTGAGAAAACTCGGTTAGTTTCGTGTCTTTCACGCCGGTCATTGCATTAATTATTATCGACCGTGGGATTCAAAAACCATCGGATTAGATTCAATATAAGAGATGGACACAATCGTAGACGAATTTACAAGCCTAGTTAATAGCTTTGTACAGGCAGCAACTGTTGATCCGCTTTCAGCACTACTTGTATTGTTTGGGATGGGATTGCTTGCTGTCACAATTGGGGTTGTAGGAGTATTGGCGATTGGAGCAATTATTGATCTAGTCCGGACGGTATAGCTCGATCAAGAGCTGTTTTTGAAAGTGAGATTGCATTCATAATATCGGGGCCAAGCGGAGTACCAACAACAATACCGTCAGCATATTCCAAAATATTACTAAATTGTTCAGAAACATCATCAATTGTACCGGCAGCAGCAAAGGCGTCGATCATGGCTGGTGTTACAGAGTCAAATGCTGCTGTAAAGTCACCCCGTTCAATAGCATCACCGATGTTATTAGCATTCTCAGGATCAATCCCATGTCGATTGAG
This portion of the Salinarchaeum sp. IM2453 genome encodes:
- a CDS encoding universal stress protein, with product MSQHILVPVDGSDPSYRALEYSLTLFPTTPHVVLYVRDPNDDSHGSPESGDWQQRATRRAERAHRQAQEVAGRHNRKIKTVQETGSPHRKILEYARQDNIGHVCIASTGRARIPNLRLGSVSGIIVRRSPTSVTIVRASSSVRGPSANKFHSLVGVNESQKSRLALSFAVSELPASECTAMYVSTELSRSAAEAPEGTYVEDLRNKAHNKATTALEEVIDDLSVDRESITTRVEFGRPDKRLVDAAQESTYDHLVVGAGTRRGGRHGSISNVAESVARESPIPITVAR
- a CDS encoding DUF502 domain-containing protein, which produces MVTLKRDFASGLIVLVPLIVTLFVLMWLYTFIAGTPFLQYIGGEQFIPLPDQVAEFVRVMLTLAIFALLVLGVGYMMRTAFGRLIESAIDRVINRVPGVRVVYNASKMAAETALTGTESLQKPIKLEPWKNMRVTAFKTGKRTSDGREIVFMPTAPNITSGFVLEVREEDYEETDESVEEALTRLLSAGFGEDTGVQRTIGEQPFSSRDDRDQSPDSSD
- the ribB gene encoding 3,4-dihydroxy-2-butanone-4-phosphate synthase; this translates as MPGKTDIEQNDQTVQRAINALQAGHPVCVHDFDDREGETDLIYPASGITAEAIARLRNDAGGLICVAVSDQVAKVADLPFLADIIDHPAAEMDTLAYGDRSTFSIPVNHKDTFTGITDQDRALTIQELGTYAEKAVEGLTDQTEFAENFRTPGHVHVLKAAPRLLSERQGHTELGIALAKAAGLSPAVVVCEMLDDETGEALSVQDAKSYAQSHNLVFLEGSKIVQTLR
- a CDS encoding DUF1743 domain-containing protein, whose protein sequence is MLTVVGIDDTDSRTQGMCTTYVGTEIGRRIEAAGGSVIRHLLIRCNPAVKRKTRGNAAVALHIDADPHKCFTIAKETINDLAATSDPNTNPGLVVSRLDLENIPSPVTDFTKAAVTTHLDVSDAIDLIGRFDYTMSQWGDGNGIIGALAATGAWKAVTDWTYERLTYRDSFQWGSPRSVDERSVFEAADRWYPLIWDTVDRYEGEAVCVPNTPGPVLYGIRGDDISAIDAAVDHIESEAVVQSTLFHTNQGTDAHILPAPTEPLSDRHCYRVTGTVIEPPKTQTGGHVFFSLRRDSYPDETIQCAAFEPTKRFRDYIRNLRCGDCITVCGEYSSGTLKMEKFAMRDPVRSVLSSPTCSQCFTSMESAGADQGYRCKDCETTAPSKVPHPIERTLDIGWYEVPPVARRHIAKPLIRGNFDAPIYPER
- a CDS encoding TIGR00300 family protein, whose translation is MPRRTVELEGHIIDSGMMERCFSIVMDMGGNFEIEEFDIGRHKHAESYCRMEVIADSESELRDILHELNKTGASVPDPIDAVLESAPADGVVPPGFYSTTNHPTEIRYDGEWIEVENPEMDCAIIVEPDENRAYTEVLNAVKKDDMVVIGESGIRVSPPERPRESGGSFGFMQGGVSSERPSQSLIAEVAKEIKATKEDDGNVLAVCGPALIHSGGASDLAKLIEHGYIDAISAGNGFAVHDLERDLYGTSLGMDIESLEHPREGHKHHIYTISEITRHGGIKEAVEAGVIESGVMYQCVTNDIPYVLAGSIRDDGPLPDTITDSIEAQNAIREQAKDADIVLMLATLLHSVAVGNCLPSTTKTVCVDINPATVTQLLDRGSAQAIGLVTDIGAFVPMLADELLEDEN
- a CDS encoding branched-chain amino acid transaminase — encoded protein: MGNRPEMFEGTDTIWMDGEFIDWEEAQVHVLTHSLHYGTGVFEGARCYDTSQGPALFRWEPHLDRLYSSAEPLDHEIEHTKEELTEATIELIKRQGLRSCYIRPLVFYGYESLGVGPGDSPTRVAIAAWPWGAYLGEDALQNGVAVKVSSWRKHASSQIPTNVKATGPYLNSMLAGEEARREGYVEAILLNKEGLVAEGPGENLFLVRDGEIYTPGLSQSILDGITRNSVIEIAEDIGYTVHDNTSISRGELYTADELFFTGTAAEVTPISKVDNVEIGNGGRGPITEELQQRFFDVVDRKTEDYEEWFKYIDV
- a CDS encoding MBL fold metallo-hydrolase, whose amino-acid sequence is MQRPSREQFPAVDAQAPSIDPKQFKQRLDRGEELTLLDTRRPNDFEEWKITHRNLSLVNIPFSKFLDNGQPAPEVPEGVPDGPLVVSCGIGVSSQYVGEFLASHGWDVSTLENGMEGWARVHERFELECSGSFRLFQYHRPSSGCLSYLIVDNSQAAVIDPLNAFTDQYLNDVKKFDASLTYAIDTHVHADHLSGVPTLAGTQETTAVYPTGAIDRGLTYDGEFVSDGDTITLDTTTIQAVHLPGHTSEMTGYRVGDFCLTGDSIFLEGVARPDLEDPDLARDAAYTLYDTLTHLQQLPSDTLIAPAHTSSEAMPSVDNPAIATIQSLQQSQPLLNVDVDTFVEKLLTDMPPRPNNYEEIITVNLGTRSVDKGEAFELELGPNNCAAGSAAD
- a CDS encoding transcriptional regulator, whose translation is MSRSALVGNVIAMLEDAGFRVSDRCAIRPRSFDIAARRGEDLILVKILRNIDAFTAESGAEMRRIGAYLNGTPLVIGLRTRDEKLQPEVVYFRHGVPVLSPDTATDLFVEKIPPLIYAAPGGLYVSIDSEILADKREEKGWSLGQLASELGVSRRTVSKYEDGMDASIEVAAQLEELFDTSLTSPVSVLEEETPRQEEEVDPEQPDVDGDRQVVTVLNRVGYEVHPTVRAPFQAVSQDGDQQQDVILVGHSKFNETAEKRARLMSSVGEVARTHSVYFVNSTNRDAVGTTALIERDEASNISHAEEFKNLIRRRAREELA
- a CDS encoding DUF120 domain-containing protein, producing the protein MSNTASKAVGNDELAVLKELALLGGVDGEIKTSCSKLGAKTGVSTQTASRRLQQLETTGLVVRDTVSDGQWVKVTNDGERTLRNEYNDYRQIFETISTVELTGRATSGMGEGRHYITQDGYMEQFKSKLEYEPFPGTLNIELTDASSRRRATLDSLDAVHIDGWESENRTFGPALCYPVSITAGEKAVDTAHVVEPERTHHDETQIEVIAPIKLRNNLGVEDGDHIHITVTGK